From the genome of Phytohabitans rumicis, one region includes:
- a CDS encoding ABC transporter substrate-binding protein — MRASRPKAAIAAVAVAALAVAGCAESDRDEGSGQSTKDTLVFGVAGDPKVLDPSLASDGESLRVARQIFETLVRPEEGGTKVSPGLAESWTPDATGTVWTFKLRSGVKFHDGTDFNAEAVCVNFNRWYNSAGLMQSPDVTAYWQDIMGGFAKSESPDLPPSLFKSCTAKDATTVDLAFTRVSSKIPAALMLPSFSIHSPQALQQYDASNVGGSADDIKYPSYAMEHPTGTGPFKFKSWNIADKTLTIERNDAYWGDKAKLKTLIFRTISDENARKQALRSGDIQGYDLVGPADVEPLKGEGFNVLTRPAFNILYLAINQSGNPKLKDLRVRQAIAYALNRKALVDSKLPPGAEVAKEFLPPTVEGWNDQVTTYDYNVQKAKDLLAQAGASNLTLRFHYPTEVTRPYMPNPKDLFELVAADLKAAGITVQAIPLKWSPDYLNATTSGNKHDIHFLGWTGDYGDAYNFIGTFFDRPKDEWGYNNPDLFAKFKKADETADAAARVALYKELNADIMNFLPGVPISHSPPALVLGKDVTGVKASPLTDERYASAEFKS; from the coding sequence ATGCGTGCATCAAGGCCGAAGGCCGCGATCGCGGCCGTTGCGGTCGCCGCCCTCGCGGTAGCTGGCTGTGCCGAAAGCGATCGCGACGAAGGCTCGGGCCAGAGCACGAAGGACACCTTGGTCTTCGGTGTCGCCGGGGATCCCAAGGTGCTCGACCCCAGCCTTGCCAGTGATGGCGAGTCGCTGCGTGTCGCCCGGCAGATCTTCGAGACCCTGGTCCGGCCCGAAGAGGGCGGTACGAAGGTCTCGCCCGGCCTGGCGGAGAGCTGGACCCCGGACGCGACCGGCACGGTGTGGACGTTCAAGCTGCGGTCGGGTGTGAAGTTCCACGACGGCACGGACTTCAACGCCGAGGCCGTCTGCGTGAACTTCAACCGGTGGTACAACTCCGCGGGTCTGATGCAGAGCCCGGACGTCACCGCGTACTGGCAGGACATCATGGGCGGCTTCGCGAAGAGCGAATCCCCCGACCTGCCGCCGAGCCTCTTCAAGTCGTGCACGGCGAAGGACGCGACCACCGTCGACCTCGCCTTCACCCGGGTCTCCAGCAAGATCCCGGCCGCGCTGATGCTGCCCTCGTTCTCCATCCACAGCCCGCAGGCCCTGCAGCAGTACGACGCCAGCAACGTCGGCGGCAGCGCGGACGACATCAAGTACCCGTCGTACGCGATGGAGCACCCGACCGGCACCGGCCCGTTCAAGTTCAAGAGCTGGAACATCGCCGACAAGACGCTCACCATCGAGCGCAATGACGCCTACTGGGGCGACAAGGCCAAGCTCAAGACCCTGATCTTCCGGACCATCTCCGACGAGAACGCCCGCAAGCAGGCGCTGCGGTCCGGCGACATCCAGGGGTACGACCTGGTCGGTCCCGCCGACGTCGAGCCGCTCAAGGGCGAGGGCTTCAACGTGCTGACCCGGCCCGCGTTCAACATCCTCTACCTGGCCATCAACCAGAGCGGCAACCCGAAGCTCAAGGACCTCCGGGTGCGGCAGGCGATCGCGTACGCGCTGAACCGCAAGGCGCTGGTCGACTCCAAGCTGCCGCCGGGCGCCGAGGTGGCGAAGGAGTTCCTGCCGCCCACCGTCGAGGGCTGGAACGACCAGGTCACCACGTACGACTACAACGTGCAGAAGGCCAAGGACCTGCTCGCCCAGGCTGGCGCGTCCAACCTGACCCTGCGCTTCCACTACCCGACCGAGGTCACCCGGCCGTACATGCCGAACCCGAAGGACCTCTTCGAGCTCGTCGCGGCGGACCTGAAGGCGGCCGGCATCACGGTGCAGGCGATCCCGCTCAAGTGGAGCCCGGACTACCTGAACGCGACGACGTCGGGCAACAAGCACGACATCCACTTCCTGGGCTGGACCGGTGACTACGGCGACGCCTACAACTTTATCGGCACCTTCTTCGACCGGCCGAAGGACGAGTGGGGCTACAACAACCCCGACCTGTTCGCCAAGTTCAAGAAGGCCGACGAGACCGCGGACGCAGCCGCCCGCGTCGCGCTCTACAAGGAGCTGAACGCGGACATCATGAACTTCCTGCCGGGCGTGCCGATCTCGCACTCTCCCCCGGCTCTTGTCCTCGGTAAGGACGTGACCGGCGTAAAGGCAAGCCCGCTCACTGACGAGCGGTACGCCAGCGCCGAGTTCAAGTCCTAA